The genomic region TATGATCGGGCTTGATCTTACGACTTTTAAACCCGAAAAACCGGGCGACTTTACGATAGGCCGCCTTTTGCCCCTTACGGAATTTTCCAGAAAAACCAAAACTCTTATGGTGGGACTCGGCTATCAGGAAATGATCTTTAACTACGTGGGCAGCAGACAGGACTATATTGAAAAAATGAACACGGACGGTTCGAATGTGATAGAAATTGCCAATCCCATGAGCGAAAACTATCAGTTCATACGATCCTCCGTAATTCCGTCCCTGCTTAAAGCCGAAAGTATTTCAGCAAACGCCGTCTTTCCTCATAAAATTTTCGAAATCGGTAAGATAGCCTATATCTGTGAAAAAGAAAACACGGGAACGAGGACAAGACAAAGCCTGGGATTTTTGACCGCCGCGAACAATGCCAATTTTAACGGCGCCGCCGGCGAAGTTTCCGCTCTTTTGTATTATCTCGACCATAAGTATGAAGTAAAAGAAAGCTGCGATCCGCGCTTTATACAAGGCCGACAGGCGGCCGTAATCGTAAACGGTAAACAAGCAGGCGTATTCGGCGAAATCCACCCGGCCGTCCTTGAAAACTGGGCTATAAACGTTCCGTGCGTCGCCGGCGAGATAGATCTGGAAGAATTGATTTAAATATCGGGTTCGGCTGCGGTAAGTCTCGCTGCCGGTTCCGCTCTTAAAATTACGGTTCCAGAACTATCGATTATACTATAATAATTACAACTTTATATTAATTACAAATATCTTGCGATGACAACCCTTAAATTCTGAAGAAAAAACAACGGTGAAAAGATTCTAATTGTTAAAGATAGAAATAATAGAATTAAGAAATAAAATTAATTTCAGATTAAAAAAACTTGACGGCAATTATAATTCTTGTTATATTGAAGTTGCGGTGAGCTTCTACCATATTTATGAAGCCCTAAAAAAGCGGTGAATTTCTACCATAAAAGTGAAATGTCAAAAAAGCGGCGAGTTTCTGCCATTAAGTGAAAACCCAAAAACGCAAGTTTTTATAGAGGAGTCGGAAATGGCTCCTTTTTCTGTTTTTGAGGGATTTATGAAATTTTATCATATAAAGGACATCTTTATTGCTTATTTACGGCAGTTTGATTCCAAAGTCGCTGAAAATAAAAATGAATCCCGTCCTTATGTCGGGATTGTGCTTCAGATAGAAGACATAAAATATTATGCGCCATTCTCATCTCCAAAGCGAAGCACAAGAAAATGAAGAACGGAAAAGATTTCAGAAAAATAAATAACGGTATTTATGGGGCAATTAATTTCAATAATATGGTTCCGGTACTGGATTCCGTACTTATAGAAATTGATATTACAAATATTCCCGATGTAAAATATCGTCGACTGTTGCAAAACCAATACAATTATATAAAAGCTGACAGAGTTGGCATAATAAGAACTGCTGAAAACCTACGGAAGATGATTTTTGAGGATGAAAAAAATCTTTCAGAATATGAGAAGACTGTTAAAAAAAGATGCTGTGATTTACGGTTGCTGGAATCAAAGTATCTCGATTTCAAATAATTATATTTTTCTGTTACACAAAATTTATGACAGGATGCATTAAAGGCTGGTCTTGCTTTTTTCCATTTTCCTTCTCAGTTTAAAAAATATCGTCCGTGTGATAAAATCAAACTCACAGTTGTGCGACTTTAAAATCAGCGGGGGCAAAAATGAAAACGGAAACGGCAAAAGCGGAACAGATAAGAAGCGTTATTCGGTACATAAAAAAATTTAAAGACGCGACCGTAGTCATATATATCGACGACGAGCTCATAGAATCTCCTTTGTTTTCAAACCACATCCGCGACATCGCCCTTATTCACGCATCAGGATTAAACGTCGTTATCATTCCCGGAGCGCGTCATTACATAGATAAAACTCTTACAAAAGCGAATATTCCTTGGAAAATAAAAAACGGCTGCCGCATTACTAGCGAAGACGCCATGCCTCTGATAAAAACCGCCGCTTTTGAAATTTCAAACATAGTTATGACCAGCTTAGCCGGAGAACACTTAAACGCCGTAATCGGAAACTGGGTAAGAGCAAGAGGAATGGGCGTGATAGACGGTTTGGACTTTGCAACTTCCGGAGAAATAGACAAGCTTGAAATAGATTCCATACGCACGATACTGGAAAAACGGTTCATTCCCATATTTCCGTGCATAGGATGGAGTCTTACGGGAAAACCTTACAATATTTCTTCCCTACAGCTTGCACAGGAAATAGCCGTATACTTACAAGCGGACAAACTTTTTTTTGTAGTTCCCGAAGCTGAAATTTCAAAGAAAAATTTTATAATTCCCGACAATATGATCCTATCAAAAGAAGGGCATATTCCCGCTTTAAACATAGAAGAACTAAACGCCTTTATGGAAATGAATCAAACAGTTCCGGCAGACGATTGCGCGCCCTCTTGCTCAAAAGCTTGCGCTGGCGGCCGTGCAGACGATCAATCGGACAATCGAATCGACGACCCGGCCGCAGATTCCGAGCGAAGCTTCGAGCGGCGTCAAGATACTGAAATTTCCGCACGAATACGAATAAAAGAAAAAATTCTTTCTCTTTTGCGCTTATCAAAAAAAGCTTGCGACCTCGGAGTGCACAGAGTACATATCTTAAACGGCTTGTCGGACGGCGTGATTCCCTGTGAAATTTTTTCCGAGCTGGGATCCGGCACTATGATTTACACAAACAATTACGGTCGTATACGTGAAATGCGGCTTGAAGATATTCCGGCGGTTTTAAGACTTATGCGTCCCTTTGTCGAAAAAGGAATTCTTTTGCCGCGAACGGAAAGCTCCCTTTTTAACGAAATAAACGACTTTATAATATATGAACTGGACGACGGCATACGCGCTTGCGCCGCTCTTCACATCTTTGAAGGCGCACAGGGTGAAATAGCGGCCCTCGCCGTAGACGAATCCTATTCCCACACGGGAATAGGCCCGAAGTTAATATCTCACCTTACCCAGCGGGCAAAAAAACATAAACTTAAAAATATTTTCGTCCTGACGACTCAAACCGCCGATTGGTTTGAAAATTTAGGATTTAAAGCCGCAGACATTCAAACTCTTCCGGAAAAAAGAAAAAAAACCTGGACGGCAAACAGAAATTCCAAACTGTTGAGAATGCAGCTAAACGATTGACGCCGGCGGATTTAAAACCGCAAAAAATTCCGATAATGTTTCACGTGAAACATTATCGGATGCGACATTTGCTTTGTTGACAAGTTTGCACCGCAAACTCGTTACATTATTTGTCTTTTTCGTTGTTTTGGGCTACGCGGTCGATTCCTATAAGATAATCGGGATCTTCTATTTTAAGA from Treponema parvum harbors:
- a CDS encoding GNAT family N-acetyltransferase, with protein sequence MKTETAKAEQIRSVIRYIKKFKDATVVIYIDDELIESPLFSNHIRDIALIHASGLNVVIIPGARHYIDKTLTKANIPWKIKNGCRITSEDAMPLIKTAAFEISNIVMTSLAGEHLNAVIGNWVRARGMGVIDGLDFATSGEIDKLEIDSIRTILEKRFIPIFPCIGWSLTGKPYNISSLQLAQEIAVYLQADKLFFVVPEAEISKKNFIIPDNMILSKEGHIPALNIEELNAFMEMNQTVPADDCAPSCSKACAGGRADDQSDNRIDDPAADSERSFERRQDTEISARIRIKEKILSLLRLSKKACDLGVHRVHILNGLSDGVIPCEIFSELGSGTMIYTNNYGRIREMRLEDIPAVLRLMRPFVEKGILLPRTESSLFNEINDFIIYELDDGIRACAALHIFEGAQGEIAALAVDESYSHTGIGPKLISHLTQRAKKHKLKNIFVLTTQTADWFENLGFKAADIQTLPEKRKKTWTANRNSKLLRMQLND